A stretch of DNA from Bos indicus isolate NIAB-ARS_2022 breed Sahiwal x Tharparkar unplaced genomic scaffold, NIAB-ARS_B.indTharparkar_mat_pri_1.0 scaffold_76, whole genome shotgun sequence:
gattagggtgggtCTTTAATTCAGTATGACTGATATCCttatgagaagagaaaggacaaagaaacAGACAGGGGAAAACGCTATGTGACGATGGAAATGCCAACGACTGACAGCAACCACCAGAAATTAGGAGAGAGGCAtgaaacagattctccctcagagcctctggAAGGGACCACCCTTGCTGATACCTTgacctcagacttctggcctccagaactgagaatgtatttctgttgttttaagccatctggtttgtggcaatttgttacggTAACCTTAGGACACTAACACACCCCTCTTTGTGTCTCAAGCCCCTGAGAATTCTAGTGTCTTCCTAAGTCCAGATCTTACCACCCTGTTTAGTTTACCTGCAACAGTACCAAGTCAGTGAGTTAAGGATGATCCTGCAGTGGGTGTAGCAAACCTTTCCCCCACTgctctaaagcagtggttctgaAACTTCAATGTGCTTCAGTAGCAGCTGGAGGACTGTAAAACCCTGATGGCTAGCGGCCTACCCTCAGAATTTCCAACTCAGTAGGTCTGGAGCAGGGTCTGAGAATGTGCATTGCAAACAAGTTTccagctgatgctgatgctgctgttccAGGGAAGCTAGGTCATCCATCAGttcctttcaataaaatatagtagAGGCTAGGGCACCATCCCACAAATTATTTacaatcttatattttaatttatttggggcTGCAATAAAAGGATTTAAAACAGGCTTGACAAATACCAGAAAGAAATCGCTTTCAGTGACAGTAAGGTGGGCCAAAATAAATTGAACAATGATAGATTTGAATCAGTggtatttatgtgaaaaaaaaaaaaaaaacaactacggCTTATTACTTTCAAAcaagcttttatttccaatgtgaACAATACTATCAAATTATCTGTAAAAGGTAAGAGTAAAGTCAGATGTCAGTAGTTAGTATCACTTTGGGGCATTGAAACTTTGAAACAAAATTAGAATTTCAGGCTAATGTAAACAAGAATATCCATGAAGAAcagattcatcttttcttttgctgtctgctTTTTCTATGCCTTCCCACTGTAGGAGGAAATAAGAGCCAGTTAACAATTGTACCTCAATAACATGCAGTGACTTTCTAAATATGAGTCAACACTATGTACatctattttcttaatgttttcttcttgtaaCCCAGACCCTTGGTGATCAGGGTGCACATCATTGCTCATGCAATACTTATCTCCCTCTTGCCCACCACTATAAATGCTTGCTGATTCCTTGAAAGGCCACACTGTGATTTAAATAAGTCATTCCCCCTAAAAAACTAGTGTTCCCTTGCACAAATCATCAATCCCTTATATTTCCAGACCTTCAGTTTCCACATGTGTAAAACGAGGATGAGGCTTTATCAAACATCCACATGCATGAAAACTAAGAAAGAGTGAGACAGTGAGTGAGAGAGactaaaagatgaatgaatagaggaaagagaaacaaagatataATTACCACTTcagtgacaaccaaaaataatactgagattagttttcttttcttttgaataaaaaaatataaattgaacTAATATTTGTGAATTAATCCTGAAATGCAGTTCTCTTGAAACCCTTAACATCTTACTACTTTGTAAGGAATCGCTTTCTCAAAGTCATCGTCAGTACACGAGACTACAATTCTGTGGCCAGGTGATGATGACACAGCTAATGCATGGCCTAGTCACTTTAGCTGCTGCTTCTGGTGACTATTCTCTAAACAAGCACTGGTCTCCATTTCCAGGTCTGATAAATTCACCAACTATACTAGACTTAAAGCTACAGGACAAAGGACTTGTGgctataaatgaaatacatttcagaaCATACTGCCTCCTACATTTTCTAGAATACATTActaaaaataaactgtttttcaaaaattaaatctcaacaattttcttatttactttacagaagaaaaattaaaaatataaagctgtTAGTAACAGGTATGTGTCAGGAATGGTTATGTCGTACGAAAGCCTATACAACAATACCTGTATTATCCAGAGCTGCTCTTTGCTGAGACCACATCCATTTAGAGTCCTTCAGGTTTTTCATttccatcctcttcctcttcatcagtgttttcatACTGATCCTCACCCTCATCATTAGGGCAGAATGATGCAGACATTGGGGTCAAAAGTTGGCAGGGAAAATATCCCAACTTAAAACCAGCAGCAGAGTCTAGgcctgagagaagagaaataggtttaatgaaagaaacaacaaataatacctgGATACATTTCTAGCCCCCCATCATGTCTGCTGCTTGACaattttcacaaatgtttttcccctctttccagtAGATCGGTACACAGATCTTTCTGATTATTTCTGGCCCCTGTGGAGAAGGGATCCGAATCATTTGATACTGATaccattttgtatgtgtgtgtcggagcttcaatggaaaaaaaaatgtttgtttgacTTAAAGACAAATTCTATGGGGACACTCACAGATTCCTCAATTGCTGAAAAGTGCCCCTGTGCTATGTCATCGTTTTCTCAGATCCTCCTACCAAGAATATTCACATTTGTTAAAGCCGTTGACCAACAGGGAGGGATGCCACTTGTTTGCCTCTAGGTTGGGAGAAGGCAGCATGCTGTTTCTCGAGACCATGAAGGTCTCCAGAACTGGGCTTCCACTTGTGTAAATTGTGCCCGGAGGTTTTTGAGAGTTCTGACCCACTGTGTGACTGCTAGAGACCTACCTGCCTTTGAGCTCAATGGCCCCACAAGGGCCTGAAGGCTCAGCCACCACTTGCCCGCCTCAGCCCCTCCGGGATCACAGGCCTCAGCCTCCCAGTCTCAGAGGCAGCAGTCAGGGCTTCCTCGCCCAGAACTCGGCCTCCACTGCTGGTTCCTTTCTCTTCTAGGATGCAACCCCCTCCGCAGGATCCCACAGCTCCCAGGGTGTATCGCCCTCCAGTGGGTACTCACCCTGCAagactctgcctccctctcccaggtCTTCCTGCTCCTGAGGAGGCACCAGACCTTCTCCAGCGTCCGAGGGTGGCTGGGAGCAGCCCCTGGCCATCAGGCGGTCAGCGTGAGGCCAGAGCAGGACATGTCTGTTGTTACGGAAATTGCGTAGAAAGGAGTCGAGGTGACCCTGGAACAGGGGCCCAAACGTATCCATGCAGAATCCAAGGCCTGCAACCACTTCCGCACCCTCCTGCTCACtctcatcctcctcttcctcgCCCTCTCCAGAcaggtgctcctcctcctccacatccTCCAACTCGAAATCGATCTCACCCTCTTCTTTGTCCTCCTGCATCTCTACATCTTCCTCCATCTCCGACTCCTCTAACGGCTCTCTACCACATTCCTCTTCCACTGCGGCCTGTGGCCAACCCTGCTCCCCGGGAAGGGCTCTGGAGACCTCCAGGGAAGCTAGAAGAGCCGTGGCCTCCTCGACTCCTTCCGTCCCCTCGCAAGCAGATGCTTGGACCCCAAGGAGACTGGGGTCGGGGCCCGCCCCACCACCAGCTCTCTCCGGGCCACGTGGGATCCAGTCGTGCTCCTCTGTGGCAGACATGGCAGGAGAGACGTGCCAGACAGTGATCCTCCTGCAGTGCGGTCTGTGGGGAAGATGGCGGCCGCTGGGCTGAGTGTTGCGCTGTTGGCAGTGGGaccgcagggtgggggtggggacagcagaGACGTCGGCTGCACAGGGAACAGGAGTCTGCGAGTTGCTGGTGTGGGCCCCACAACAGGAATGGTGAGGGGGTGGTCCACAGACCGGCCCACCAAGACCGAAGCTGAGCTGACCGCAGTCAAggcgggaaagaccctgatgggctgGCGACGGTAGGTGGAGCTGGAAGGGTCAACCCCGACCACTTCCTCCAGCGCCAGCTCTAAGCTCATTGCCAGGAGGCAAAGATTGGCATGACCGCCGTCCAATGAGTGATCAAGGCTTTCAGATTGCATGCAAGCCTTCCAGCACCAGGGCATACTTTGAGCCCACAGGAGTCCCTTcctttccattgctgctgctgctgctgctaagtcgcttcagtcgtgtccaactctgtgcgaccccatatacggcagcccacgaggctcccccatccctgggatcctccaggcaagagtactggagtgggttgccatttcctcctccaatgcatgagagtgaaaagtgagtgaagtcgctcagtcgtgtcccaatcctagcaaccccatggactgcagcctaccaggctcctccgtccatgggattttccaggcaagagtagtggagtggggtgccattgccttctctgtcctttgcaTTGTACCattgcaaaagcaaaatggcaatGTCCCTATAGGCAGCAGCACCCTGGGGTATGGGATGCTGGGTGTGATCCCCAGTTGCCACCTTGTGTCAGCTCAGGTCATCAGagatacacttattttaaaaacttcataaaggcttgagaaagaacatcaaaggtaagagatggagaaattggaaaacataaactgaatTAAACGGGAGCACTgaacatgaaatagaaaacaatgaaacaaactagataaaactaAAAGATTATCATTATGGTCCAGTTGATTTTAAGCATGACTGCTCATTAGCAACATATCTATAGCTTTGGAGAATAAAAGCAATACcttggcatttttcaaaaaattctaagataattctgatatgtgtCAGGTTTTCCTCTTGAATGGTAgctttggtgatatagaattctactaCTTTTGTGTTGACCACTCAtggtacaatggtattaagtgaataatagttactcagtagtacatataatatatattttagaaaacgtATTAatgtttgcctaactaaaaaatttatgacattttgattccacttgtttgacttagtatgaatagaatgctagatttctaatttaaaaaaaagatgagcaaCAACCAACAAAGTTTTACTATATAACACTGGGAACTGTAGTGCCTTTGTCAATCTCTTGAAatacctataatagaaaataaactgaaaaataatatatgtgtatatgtataactgaatcaccttgctgtgcacctggaactttgtaaggcaactatacatcaataatatatatgctatgctaagtcacttcagtcgtgtctgactctgtgaaaccccatagacagcagcccaccaggctctcctgtccctgggattctccaggcaagaacactggagtgggttgccatttccttctccaatgcatgaaagtgaaaagtgaaagtgaagttgctcagtcgtgtctgactcttagcgaccccatggattgcccctaacaggcacctccatccaagggattttcaaagcaagagtactggagtggggtgccattgccttctctgataatgtgtgtatatatatatacacacacacacacatatatatatatgtgtgtgtgtataatatatatatgtatattttatatatatatatattatatttattttctttatatatatttaaatataaagaaaaaaagataaagtgtatAGATCACATATGAGCAACTGTTTCAACCTCTTGTGAGAGTCAGAAGGAGAATTTGAAGGTTTTAATGTTGCTAAAATTACTTAGAGAAGAACATAGAAGTTGACATAGATGCCTCGAGAATGGAGACTGGAGAGTGGAAGGAGTAAAAATAGGAGCTGAAAAGGGATTCATCAGGGCTCCCCAATTCACTTCAAGGCTCCGAGAAATGAAGAGAGACTTCTTTTCAGGACTGGGCTGATCACCTGCTCTACACTAAACAGTGACACACCCTcccaaatgcatatatttaaatgtttacccACTCCATCCCCCAGGTGATGGTATTTGGGAGTTATGGCCTTTAGTAGGAGACACAGTGAAGATAATCAACCTTGCCCTATATAGAACTTATGCATTATAGATTTCACCCCTTATACCggccttgttttgttttacctaaCTCATACTCAGTATTTTCAATGGGGATAGTCTATTGGGTCCCAAGCTGTCAAGCCATTTCTAAGTGTCAAAGACTCAATTTAACTTTATGAGCCATATGTCCGAGTGCCTATGCCCACTAGGGGCTATTTTAGGAGAATGGCTGCTATGATCTGGAGCACTGAAACACCACAATCATAAAATTCTTGAGGCAAATACACCTATTGGCTCTCTTCAGTAGCTCCCTTAACACTATAggggcatcttttaaaaatttagggatATCTTCAAGTATTCCTCTATTTCGTTCCCCGGTATTATGTTCAAAGAGTTTTCCTAAAGCATACATTTCAGCatttgctgaaaagtgaaagtgaaagtcactcagtcatgtcatgtccgactgtttgcgaccccatggactacacagtccatggaattctctgggctagagtactggagtgggtagccattcccttcttcagtggagcTTCCAAATCCACGGGTcagacccaggcctcccacattgcaggaggattctttaccagctgagccacaaaggaagcccagcatttgttgaagtcaattcccaatctatttgcagaAGTCTTAAGCCAATAAgcactttttatgtttaaaaatattattgcactATTGTGGTGAATGTCACAGGCATTTAGTACGTTCACAATGCTTCTCAGCCATTCTCTCTGTTGTGCCTAAATAAAtcatcactcctaaaggaaaccccATGCCAGTAATcactccttttccatttccccctcacTGCTCTGATAACTACTCTGATAACCAGGCTCTGGTAACTACTAATCTTCTGTTTCCCTCTATGAACTTACATTTTCTAGATagctgagagaaataaaatcctacaatatgtgaccttttgtgtctggcctctcTCATTCCTTTTTGCTGCTGAATGCTATGCCTGTGTACAGAGGGTCACTTTTGTTTATGAATGTGAGACAAGTTGAGGACAAGTTGGTGGATCCTTGGGATGTTTCCCATTTGGGTTCCCATTTCGGTTAGGGCTGCTATGAACGTGGGGATAGAACTTTTTGTTACCTTTTGTTTGAACAAATACTTCTAATTCTTTGGCTTATATAGATAATAGTGGAATTGATGAGACAACCATAAGGCTTTTACCTTTTTCAGGAACTTTCAGTCtctttttcacagctacttgctgttgttcagttgttctgcccctcagttgtgtctgactttttgcaatcccatggactgcagcatgccaggcttccctttccttcaccatctctcagagtttgctcaaactcatgtccatggagctggtgatgccatccaaccgtgtcgtcctctgttgtccccttctcctcctgccttctatctttcccagcatcaaagtctattccaatgagttggctcttcgcatcaggtggccaaagtattggagcttcagtttcagcatcagtccttccagtgaacattcagggttgatttcctttagcattgactggtttgttttccttgcagtccaggggactctcaagagtgttctccaacaccgcagtttgaatgcatcaattcttcagtgctcagcctccgttatggtccaactctcacgtccatacatgactacaggaaaaactttgtctatatggacttttgtcatcaaagtaatgtctcagctttttaattcactgtctaggtttgtcatagcttttcttccaagtagcaagcatcttttaatttcatggctgtagtcaccatctgcagtgattttggagcccaagaaaataaatctgtcaccgtttctattgtttccccatctatttgccattaagtgatgggaccaaatgccatgatcttagttttttgagtgttgagttctaagccaactttttcactctcctctttcactttcatcaagaggctcttcagttccactttgcattctgccataagtgtggtgtcttctgcatatctcaggttattggtatttctcttggtagtcttgattccagcttgtccttcatccagtccagcatccccatgatgtattctgcataaaagttaaataaacacggtgacattatacagcctttatgtactcctttcccaatttagaatcagtcagttattccatgtctggttctaactgttgcttcttgacctacatataggtttttcaggaggcaagtaagatggtctgatatttctgtctctttaagtttttctatagtttcttgtgatccacataaggaaaggctttagcatagtcaaagaaacataagtagatgtttttctggaattctttctatgatccaatggatgttggcagcttaatctctgattcctctgccttttgtaaatccagcttgtaaatctggaagttcttggttcacatactgttgaaacctagcttgaaggattttgaccattaccttgctagcatgtgaaatgagtgtatttgtgtggtagtttgaacagtctttggcatttcccAACAGTAATGTACAGGGATCCCAATGCCTCTACATCctcataaatatgttttatttttcacttaaaaaaatctacttacGCATCTCTTTTTTGTGACATCATGTGGTGGCTTTTCCttgtatttccttaatgactaatgatgttaagcTTATTTTCACGTCCTTATGGCACATTTGTatatcttgcttggaaaaatttGTATGCACATTCCATGCTCATTTCTCACTCAGATTCCTTGGCTACTTGTTGAGTTGTAAATGTTTTTCATGTGTTCTGGATACTAGACCTTTATTACATATATGCATACCACAAGATTCTTATCCTATTTTCTAGGTTGTGCTTTCACTGTCTTATTAATGTTCTttgatatagaaatatttttgatttttatgaaattcaatatattgtaaagtaattaacctccaattaaaataaatagattaaaaaatacataaatatatatgtgtaaaaataaattaaaaaaagaaaaaaaaattcaatgtatctgtttcttcatttgttactTATGCTTTTATCATCATATTTACGAATCCATTGCCAAATGAAGGTTATGAAGATTTACCCCTTCTGAGGACTGAATTATGGACCCCCCATATTTCCACATGTTTAATGTCTAAGCCCCATTACTTCAAAATGTGGTTGTTTTTGGTGACAGGACCTTAAGGTCAGCAGAGGTCATATGGTTAGACCCTAATGAGTCTGACTGGTATCCTAGACAAAAGTATACTTGGTGACAGGAAGACACACCAGAGTTGGGTATACACTGGAGGAACGATCATGTAAGGATGCAGGGAGAAGCtcgccatctgcaagccaggagagCCCTCacaagaaaccaaacctgctcaCACCTTGTTCTTGGACTTCTAGTTTCCAAAGGTGT
This window harbors:
- the LOC139182077 gene encoding uncharacterized protein, whose translation is MSATEEHDWIPRGPERAGGGAGPDPSLLGVQASACEGTEGVEEATALLASLEVSRALPGEQGWPQAAVEEECGREPLEESEMEEDVEMQEDKEEGEIDFELEDVEEEEHLSGEGEEEEDESEQEGAEVVAGLGFCMDTFGPLFQGHLDSFLRNFRNNRHVLLWPHADRLMARGCSQPPSDAGEGLVPPQEQEDLGEGGRVLQGLDSAAGFKLGYFPCQLLTPMSASFCPNDEGEDQYENTDEEEEDGNEKPEGL